From a region of the Suncus etruscus isolate mSunEtr1 chromosome 11, mSunEtr1.pri.cur, whole genome shotgun sequence genome:
- the BLOC1S1 gene encoding biogenesis of lysosome-related organelles complex 1 subunit 1: protein MLSRLLKEHQAKQNERKELQEKRRREAINAATCLTEALVDHLNVGVAQAYMNQRKLDHEVKTLQIQAAQFAKQTGQWIGMVENFNQALKEIGDVENWAQSIELDMRTIATALEYVYKGQLQSAPS, encoded by the exons ATGCTGTCCCGCCTGCTGAAGGAACACCAGGCCAAGCAGAACGAGCGCAAGGAGCTGCAGG AGAAGAGACGTCGAGAGGCCATCAATGCAGCGACCTGCCTGACAGAAGCTTTGGTGGATCATCTAAATGTGGG TGTTGCACAGGCCTACATGAACCAGAGGAAGTTGGACCATGAAGTGAAGACCCTGCAAATCCAGGCGGCTCAGTTTGCCAAGCAGACAGGCCAGTGGATTGGGATGGTGGAGAACTTCAACCAGGCACTCAAG GAAATCGGGGATGTGGAGAACTGGGCTCAGAGCATCGAGCTGGACATGCGCACCATCGCCACCGCGCTGGAGTATGTCTATAAAGGCCAGCTGCAGTCCGCCCCGTCCTAA